The Gemmatimonadota bacterium DH-78 region TTCGGGGGCGGCCAGGGTGGTCAGAACCGGCCCACCTACGAGGAGCAGGTGCAGAGCCTGAAGACCTTCTTCGCCGACGCGCGGGCCTATCGCGATGCGCTCGCCGCCGGTGAGCGGGTGCGCAGCGACACGCGTTACGACGCCATGATCCCGGCGCTGAACGGCGATATTCCGGTGGTGGTGGCGGCGAACGGTGTGGCCCAGATCAACGACGCCATCACCTGGGCCGAGAGCGAGGGCATCCGTCTGGTGATCCGCGGCGGCGAAGACGCCATTCACGTGGCCGACCGCCTCGTGGCCAACGACATCCCGGTGATTCTCACTTCCACCATGGCGGCGCCCGGTCGGGCCTACGAGGGCTACGACCGCGAGTACGGCATGCCCGCCCGCCTGCACGAGGCCGGGGTGAAGTTCGCCATCTCCGGCGGCAGCGGCGCGGCCTACACCAACCGGCTCCAGTGGGAGGCCGGCGTTGCGGTCGCCTTCGGCCTGCCCGAAGACGAGGCGGTGAAGGCGGTGACCCTGAACGCGGCCGAGATCATGGGGATCGACGAGCACGTCGGTTCGCTGGAGCCCGGCAAGGACGCCACTCTGCTCATCACCACGGGCAACCCGCTGGATACGATGTCGGAGGTGGAGCAGGCCTACATCCAGGGCCGTGAGCTCGACATGATGGACATCCACAAGTGGTTCTTCGAGAAGTACATGGCCAAGGTCCTGCAGCTCCGCCGCCTGGTCATGTAGCGGGGTCGTCCGCCCGCGCGTGCGAGAGGCCGGTCGGGGGGTCCGCCCCCGGCCGGCCTCTTCGTGCATCCGGAGGTCGCGTCAGTGGCGGGCCAGAAGCCGTGCCACCCGCGCCCCGGCGCGGACGGCGAGGTCGCCGAGCCGGCTCCGGAGTCCCCGGGAGCCGCGGGGGGCGCGACTCGCTGCACAGTCCGGCGCCCACACGCGCCGGCGATACTCGTCCACGATCCGGGGCTCGCTCGACACCACGATGAGCTCCTCGAGAATGTGATAGCTCATCGCGTCGAAGTTGCTCGACCCGGCGATGAGCAGTTCGCCGTCGATCACCATCGCCTTCAGGTGACTCATGCCGGACTGGTGGAGCACGCGCACGGGGTGTCCGCGCGCCGACTCCACGATGTGGTGGCCGAGGTTCGCCTTGTTGTTGTCGGCGGGGGTGAGTACCGACACGGCCACTCCGCGCCCGGCCGCCTCCACCAGGTGCCGCGTGAAGGGGGGCGAGAGGTAGGCGCTCTGCACGTCGATCGAACGCGTGGCCGAGGTGATCGCCGCCACCACCGGATCGAAGCCCCGGGCGTTGCCGCGCCCGTTGAGCGAGATCAGCCGGACCGGCCCGATCACCTCGTCCATGGTGGTGGGACGTCCCTGCCAGCTCGCGTCGAAATCCTGCGCTAGGCGATCGGCCAGATCGGGGGACTCCAACCGGATCATCATGTCGTGCCAGGCGAAGTTGTGCTCGCTGAAGTTGATGCCGCCGAGATACACCGCATCGTCGACCACCACGAGCTTCTTGTGGTTGCGTCGCACCAGACGGGTCGGCGCCGGCCCGACCGGATTGGAGAAGCGCACCCCCACGCCCCGGCCGCGCAGCCGCGCGACCCAGGCGTGGGTGTGGAACACCTCTCGCCGAAACCGTCGTCGGGCCCAGGCGGGGCCGACGATCACCCGGTCGTTGTGCACGAGCAGGCTGTAGCCGTCCACGAGGAGGCGGCGGTCGCGGGCTTCGCAGAGCCGCAGCGCCCGCCCCAGGGCGGCGCCGACCCGGTCGCCCTCGAAGGTGAAGGTCTGGATGAAGGCGCGCCGCCGTGCGCGGGCGAGGTCGCTCCGCAGCGACGCCCAGAACTCGCGTGCGTCGACGAGGA contains the following coding sequences:
- a CDS encoding amidohydrolase family protein is translated as MKHTSRFSTRGRLLGSFLTGAFVLALGASTAEAQVRMTVPPQSEPIALQGATIHTVSSGVIENGTIVFENGVITAVGADVDIPAGARVVDVAGKHIYPGLIDSYSQVGIAEIGAVDVSNDTNEMGDFNPNVRAEVAVNGESRHIGTTRTAGVLVTLTTPGGGLISGLSSAMNMEGWTWEEMSLDGAAAMNVNWPNPSARGGRGGFGGFGGGQGGQNRPTYEEQVQSLKTFFADARAYRDALAAGERVRSDTRYDAMIPALNGDIPVVVAANGVAQINDAITWAESEGIRLVIRGGEDAIHVADRLVANDIPVILTSTMAAPGRAYEGYDREYGMPARLHEAGVKFAISGGSGAAYTNRLQWEAGVAVAFGLPEDEAVKAVTLNAAEIMGIDEHVGSLEPGKDATLLITTGNPLDTMSEVEQAYIQGRELDMMDIHKWFFEKYMAKVLQLRRLVM
- a CDS encoding phosphatidylserine/phosphatidylglycerophosphate/cardiolipin synthase family protein: MDSRLLVDAREFWASLRSDLARARRRAFIQTFTFEGDRVGAALGRALRLCEARDRRLLVDGYSLLVHNDRVIVGPAWARRRFRREVFHTHAWVARLRGRGVGVRFSNPVGPAPTRLVRRNHKKLVVVDDAVYLGGINFSEHNFAWHDMMIRLESPDLADRLAQDFDASWQGRPTTMDEVIGPVRLISLNGRGNARGFDPVVAAITSATRSIDVQSAYLSPPFTRHLVEAAGRGVAVSVLTPADNNKANLGHHIVESARGHPVRVLHQSGMSHLKAMVIDGELLIAGSSNFDAMSYHILEELIVVSSEPRIVDEYRRRVWAPDCAASRAPRGSRGLRSRLGDLAVRAGARVARLLARH